DNA sequence from the Hydrogenobacter sp. genome:
CCTTTACCTTCAAACTGCAAAACGTCAAGTTCTTCCACAGAAAGCATCTTAGACATTTCCGATGCTGCACCAAATATACCACTTATAAGGCTTGCTATAAATTCAGCTCTATCTTCGTCTGTTTTTTTGCCTTTTATATCTATAATCCTACCCGCATCATCTGTGAGTATCACAAGCTCAGCCGATGTTTTAGATAGGAGATTTTCAAGCACTTCACTGAGCTTGCTCTTGATCCTATCGTCAAGTTCGTACTCTATAAGGTCAAGTTCCATAATTCCCCCTCTTATAAATTTAACACAAAACCGGCAAGAAGTCTCTGCCTTCTATAAGGTGGAAATGAATTGCCTGTTGACAAAATTCA
Encoded proteins:
- a CDS encoding roadblock/LC7 domain-containing protein, which gives rise to MELDLIEYELDDRIKSKLSEVLENLLSKTSAELVILTDDAGRIIDIKGKKTDEDRAEFIASLISGIFGAASEMSKMLSVEELDVLQFEGKGVDVVIKLIKPRFLIGIMVSKAVALGSVRLFLKATSQELEEIFNNLKLIPVKTVKVDVKTLEEKLGKIIGL